In Candidatus Defluviibacterium haderslevense, the following are encoded in one genomic region:
- a CDS encoding gliding motility-associated C-terminal domain-containing protein: protein MNRVLQVMKSLICLVISTIVTCNMLFAQTEYMMQNNLVHDCEGILTHSQAGEDKNYDHNEDYTFTICVPRATAIILNFEFFATEKTYDVMTIYDGPDRNSPVLGTLSGILSPAPGFIARSGCVTIHFKSDDNITANGWKMNWTVIFELPAPPSLKLLSSTDCPLSEMILELGYPIPCDQIVPGNFNIFGPGASSIVEAEALDCLNGVTRKVRIKFDPPLDKPVNYRLNFAFKYIDECGKEHALISSVLFSMNNCPFTVDIRQADSIVCAGLCTELEAVPYADPKQVFRFLWVPGGQTTKKIKICDLDTANYYVVVTDSVSGRKDTARFMFIPLKIPKILNRIQDTVCASASNWNYVVDLPGGTFFPSKFPGQKNTTGVYEFWRHYKGNGLQSDTVCYVAPNGCKICDTVLVWPIDPGQNQKACLGGPVITLNGATPSGGTWSGSKLGPNRSFIPDTTGLFSFLYTAPNGCMATRTIEVFNNPKILNPIQDTFCASAQNWQYQVNIPGGDFYSLVIPNQQRKSGIYEFWRLLGNDSLRTDTVTYVDPNGCIVRDTIYIIPVSAGQQQSACQYSGSFQLKGASPTRGFWSGKNTDSIGIFNPIDTGTFVISYQASNGCIANKNVVVYPVPRILNPISDTVCASAANWKYNVDLGGGTFDAAAIPAAQNRTGVYPFNYWSRSNQIQRDIVVYTAPNTCKTSDTLYIIPIDAGPPEAACQGSSDFDLKGNHPLGGRWMGNWVDSTGKFSPLSSGTHQIQYQAPNGCIDLKTVYVTDSIQISPVDSLCYLENFQFTFNPPGGFWRGPGIVDSVLGKVSVSKSNINQWNVFNYHINGCDRDVNVFVNKPNAGPDQDLCLGAHYLFLSVQGRWTGPGQLDLLNNRIDISSLPSGKHAFQLNFKQCRDTFIANIHDVHLNAPVNNLFCPYPDSVDLIQLLTPSDGPGFFTGKGIEFRDSQYFWVPQWAGPGKHSIYYSAFGCQDTLELVVETPIMFSNYELCDRSPPTILQIQPPGGHWEGTGFLDELQGLFDPGLSGIGTHRVSYISPAGCREDTVVKVEAWTQVSITGLDAQYCFKDQDIPVILNPPGGDFYINGILSPPVINPSKLGSGNWELSYTRGKGNCSSSEKILISILPPISKKLFSGNDTICAGQRTSIEIDAIGGKGSFLYNWDQGLGFGSSHVVSPLVDSWYRVTVTDGCSDPLVDSVLVKVHPKFVVDTIQGPEVCFGETTFVELKLDTTFFDIEWQTSPIKRGNRLKDLPGVYLAEIIQKSTGCRQEQNIELPGADPIAANFNLIPNQECIDNINNLIEIIDLATGYTSGSIDFGDGSPPLDLLQPGLLTHEYLDTGKFVIIQRVQNDLGCIDEFSRSICIRNEVRIYIPNIFSPNGDGKHDQFMITHLGVNILRWAVYDRNGAQCFVSHDGDTIWDGQFNGKRVVEGVYVVVIEYFNPNNGKQEIFKGDLTVIR from the coding sequence ATGAACCGTGTTTTGCAAGTAATGAAATCCCTGATCTGTCTAGTAATTAGCACGATTGTTACATGCAATATGCTGTTTGCTCAGACGGAGTACATGATGCAAAACAATCTTGTGCATGATTGTGAAGGAATTCTTACCCATAGTCAGGCCGGAGAGGATAAAAACTACGATCATAACGAAGATTATACATTTACTATTTGTGTGCCGAGAGCAACTGCCATTATCCTTAATTTCGAATTTTTTGCTACCGAGAAAACATACGATGTGATGACCATCTATGATGGACCAGATCGAAATTCGCCCGTTCTTGGAACCCTTAGTGGCATCTTAAGCCCTGCCCCTGGATTTATAGCTCGAAGTGGCTGTGTTACTATACATTTCAAAAGTGATGACAATATTACTGCTAATGGTTGGAAAATGAATTGGACTGTAATCTTTGAATTACCAGCACCGCCATCACTAAAACTACTATCGTCCACTGATTGTCCCTTATCTGAAATGATATTAGAATTGGGATATCCAATTCCGTGTGATCAAATTGTTCCTGGTAATTTCAACATCTTTGGCCCTGGGGCTTCGAGTATCGTTGAAGCCGAAGCTTTGGACTGTTTAAATGGTGTGACCCGAAAGGTCAGAATAAAATTTGACCCTCCTTTAGATAAACCGGTTAACTATCGTTTGAATTTTGCTTTCAAATACATCGATGAATGCGGTAAAGAACACGCTCTAATTTCCAGTGTGTTGTTCAGTATGAACAATTGTCCTTTTACAGTAGACATCCGGCAGGCAGATAGTATTGTTTGTGCTGGTTTGTGTACAGAACTTGAAGCGGTGCCATATGCAGACCCTAAACAGGTTTTTAGGTTTTTATGGGTTCCTGGAGGACAAACTACGAAAAAAATAAAAATCTGCGATCTCGATACAGCGAATTATTATGTTGTTGTTACAGATAGTGTTTCGGGTAGAAAGGATACTGCAAGATTTATGTTTATCCCTTTAAAAATTCCAAAGATTCTGAATCGAATTCAAGATACGGTGTGTGCCTCAGCTTCAAATTGGAACTATGTCGTCGATCTACCTGGTGGAACTTTCTTTCCTTCCAAATTTCCAGGACAAAAAAATACCACTGGAGTTTATGAATTCTGGCGCCACTATAAAGGAAATGGATTGCAATCTGATACGGTGTGTTATGTTGCTCCTAATGGTTGTAAAATTTGTGATACGGTATTGGTTTGGCCCATAGATCCAGGACAAAATCAAAAAGCCTGTTTGGGTGGACCTGTTATTACCCTAAACGGTGCAACACCTTCCGGAGGAACCTGGTCGGGTTCAAAATTGGGTCCAAACAGAAGTTTTATTCCGGATACAACTGGACTTTTTAGTTTCCTGTATACCGCTCCCAATGGATGTATGGCAACCCGAACGATTGAAGTTTTTAATAATCCAAAAATCTTAAATCCTATTCAAGATACCTTTTGTGCATCCGCCCAAAACTGGCAATACCAAGTGAATATTCCAGGTGGTGATTTTTATTCTTTAGTCATCCCAAACCAACAACGAAAATCAGGTATTTATGAATTCTGGAGGTTACTCGGAAACGATAGTTTGCGCACGGATACAGTAACATATGTAGACCCTAATGGCTGTATTGTTCGGGATACTATTTATATCATTCCCGTTAGTGCAGGACAGCAACAAAGTGCTTGTCAATATAGTGGTTCATTCCAACTCAAAGGAGCTTCTCCTACAAGAGGTTTTTGGAGTGGTAAGAATACAGATTCAATAGGAATTTTCAATCCCATAGACACAGGAACATTTGTAATAAGCTATCAAGCTTCTAATGGCTGTATCGCAAATAAAAACGTGGTGGTTTATCCTGTACCCCGAATTTTAAATCCTATATCTGATACCGTTTGTGCTTCTGCCGCCAATTGGAAATATAACGTAGATCTGGGGGGAGGAACTTTTGATGCTGCAGCCATTCCTGCAGCACAAAACCGAACTGGTGTTTACCCTTTTAACTATTGGTCCAGATCAAACCAGATTCAGCGAGATATAGTTGTTTACACAGCGCCTAACACATGCAAGACTTCTGATACTCTTTACATCATTCCGATTGATGCCGGTCCTCCGGAAGCTGCCTGTCAGGGAAGTTCGGATTTTGATCTTAAAGGAAATCATCCACTTGGTGGACGTTGGATGGGAAATTGGGTAGATTCTACCGGAAAGTTTTCTCCTCTGAGTTCTGGAACCCACCAGATACAATATCAAGCACCCAATGGATGTATTGATCTAAAGACAGTTTATGTAACGGACAGTATTCAGATTTCTCCAGTAGATAGTTTGTGTTATTTGGAAAATTTTCAATTCACATTTAATCCACCAGGTGGATTTTGGAGGGGCCCTGGAATTGTGGACAGTGTTCTAGGCAAAGTGAGTGTTTCCAAATCCAATATAAATCAATGGAATGTTTTCAATTACCACATAAATGGTTGTGATCGCGATGTCAACGTATTTGTAAATAAACCGAATGCAGGACCAGATCAGGATTTGTGTTTGGGAGCCCACTATTTGTTTTTATCTGTTCAGGGGCGCTGGACTGGTCCAGGACAACTTGATCTGTTAAACAATCGCATTGATATTTCCTCATTACCTTCGGGAAAACATGCCTTTCAATTAAACTTCAAACAATGCAGAGATACATTTATCGCTAATATTCATGATGTACATTTAAATGCTCCAGTTAATAATCTTTTTTGTCCTTATCCGGATAGTGTTGATTTGATCCAATTATTAACCCCGAGTGATGGACCGGGATTTTTTACAGGAAAAGGAATTGAATTTAGAGATAGTCAGTATTTCTGGGTACCTCAATGGGCGGGACCCGGTAAGCATTCCATCTATTATTCAGCCTTTGGATGTCAGGATACGCTTGAACTTGTAGTAGAAACTCCAATAATGTTTTCAAATTATGAATTGTGTGACCGAAGTCCACCAACCATTTTGCAGATCCAACCTCCGGGTGGACATTGGGAGGGAACAGGATTTTTAGATGAATTGCAGGGTTTGTTTGATCCGGGTCTTTCTGGAATCGGAACACATAGAGTTAGTTATATTAGTCCTGCAGGTTGTCGTGAGGATACCGTAGTAAAAGTCGAAGCTTGGACACAAGTCAGTATCACAGGATTGGATGCCCAATATTGTTTTAAAGACCAGGATATACCCGTTATTCTAAACCCTCCGGGTGGTGATTTTTACATTAATGGCATTTTATCTCCTCCGGTAATTAATCCTTCTAAGCTTGGATCAGGAAACTGGGAACTAAGCTACACCCGAGGTAAAGGCAATTGTAGTTCTTCTGAAAAAATATTAATCAGTATACTTCCTCCGATCAGTAAAAAATTATTTAGTGGAAACGACACGATTTGTGCCGGACAACGGACTTCCATTGAAATTGATGCCATTGGCGGTAAAGGATCATTTTTATATAATTGGGATCAGGGGTTGGGATTTGGAAGCAGTCATGTCGTTTCTCCATTAGTAGATAGTTGGTATAGGGTAACAGTAACGGATGGTTGTTCAGATCCATTAGTCGATAGTGTTCTTGTAAAAGTTCATCCAAAATTTGTAGTGGATACCATTCAGGGACCTGAAGTTTGTTTTGGAGAAACCACTTTTGTAGAACTAAAACTGGATACTACATTCTTTGATATAGAATGGCAAACTAGTCCTATAAAGCGTGGAAATAGACTCAAAGATTTACCGGGCGTATATCTGGCAGAAATTATTCAGAAATCAACAGGTTGTCGCCAGGAACAGAATATAGAATTACCGGGTGCAGACCCTATAGCTGCGAATTTCAATTTGATTCCTAATCAGGAGTGTATTGACAATATTAACAACCTTATAGAGATCATAGATCTTGCCACTGGATATACGAGTGGTAGTATTGATTTTGGGGATGGTTCTCCACCGCTTGATCTTCTGCAACCTGGTTTATTAACTCATGAATATCTGGACACAGGCAAATTCGTTATAATACAGCGAGTTCAGAACGATTTAGGTTGCATTGATGAATTTTCAAGATCGATCTGTATTCGCAACGAAGTCAGAATTTATATTCCCAATATCTTTAGCCCCAACGGAGATGGAAAACACGATCAATTCATGATCACTCACTTAGGGGTAAACATTTTGCGCTGGGCTGTATATGATCGTAATGGAGCCCAATGTTTTGTAAGTCATGATGGAGATACCATTTGGGATGGACAGTTTAATGGTAAGCGCGTTGTCGAAGGAGTTTATGTAGTCGTTATAGAATACTTCAACCCGAATAATGGAAAGCAAGAAATATTCAAGGGAGATTTAACGGTGATTAGGTGA
- a CDS encoding ABC transporter permease, whose product MNLISLFKAFFIEIGELSDFAARFFKELFKPQFEFREFLKQCFYLGNKSLLLVGVTGFIIGLVFTLQSRPTLAEFGAVSWIPAMVCISIVREIGPIITALICAGRIGSGIGAELGSMRVTEQIDAMEVSGTNPFKYLVVTRILATTFMIPILVIFGDAFAIFGSYLVESIKGNVSFLLYFNLVLKTITFTDIIPTTIKTYFFGFAIGLVGCYKGYYCSKGTAGVGLAANSAVVYTSMLLFVIDFIAVFITNIFFTV is encoded by the coding sequence ATGAATTTAATATCCCTATTTAAAGCTTTTTTTATTGAAATAGGTGAGCTTTCAGATTTTGCCGCTCGCTTTTTTAAGGAGCTTTTTAAACCTCAATTTGAGTTTCGTGAATTTTTAAAACAGTGTTTTTATTTAGGGAATAAGTCCCTCCTCTTAGTAGGAGTTACTGGTTTTATCATTGGTTTAGTCTTTACTTTGCAATCCAGACCTACACTTGCAGAATTTGGAGCAGTCTCCTGGATTCCGGCTATGGTTTGTATTTCGATAGTTCGTGAAATAGGACCCATAATTACTGCTCTCATTTGTGCAGGTAGAATTGGATCAGGAATTGGTGCTGAACTTGGTTCAATGAGGGTAACCGAACAAATTGATGCTATGGAGGTTTCAGGAACTAACCCTTTTAAGTATTTAGTGGTTACTCGAATTTTAGCAACCACTTTTATGATTCCCATTTTAGTCATTTTTGGAGATGCCTTTGCTATTTTTGGTTCCTATTTAGTTGAAAGCATTAAAGGAAATGTTTCCTTCTTGCTCTACTTTAATTTGGTTCTAAAAACGATTACATTTACAGACATCATCCCTACCACGATTAAAACCTATTTTTTTGGATTTGCTATTGGCTTGGTAGGATGTTATAAGGGATACTATTGTAGTAAAGGAACAGCAGGGGTTGGTTTAGCAGCGAACTCAGCAGTCGTATATACTTCTATGTTATTATTTGTTATTGATTTTATAGCAGTATTTATTACAAATATTTTTTTTACAGTATAA
- a CDS encoding ATP-binding cassette domain-containing protein, with product MTLYEGENLVIMGKSGSGKSVMIKCIIGLEEPDSGCIEVMGKDITKINQTEWNELRTEVGFLFQGSALYDSMSVRENLEFPLRRHPKKFGDIIDATSLVEDALNSVGLVDAIDLMPDELSGGMKRRVALARTLILQPKIILYDEPTTGLDPITSKEIILLMMSIQKQYHTSSIIITHDVDCARVIANRMILLIDGINYAEGTFEELSRSNDSKIKAFFKQS from the coding sequence ATGACTTTGTATGAAGGTGAAAATTTAGTTATAATGGGTAAATCAGGTTCCGGGAAATCCGTTATGATCAAATGTATTATAGGACTTGAAGAACCTGATAGCGGTTGTATCGAAGTAATGGGCAAAGATATCACTAAAATAAATCAAACTGAATGGAATGAATTGCGAACTGAAGTTGGTTTTCTCTTCCAAGGAAGTGCACTTTATGATTCAATGTCTGTGAGAGAGAATTTAGAATTTCCGTTACGAAGACATCCTAAAAAATTTGGTGATATCATCGATGCAACTTCACTCGTAGAAGATGCCCTGAACAGTGTTGGACTTGTTGATGCTATTGATCTAATGCCTGACGAACTTTCCGGAGGTATGAAACGTAGAGTTGCCCTTGCAAGAACACTCATACTTCAACCTAAAATTATATTATATGATGAACCTACTACAGGTTTAGATCCGATTACCTCAAAAGAAATCATTTTACTTATGATGTCCATTCAAAAACAATATCATACCTCCTCTATAATTATCACTCATGATGTAGATTGTGCGAGAGTTATTGCTAATAGAATGATACTTCTTATTGATGGAATTAATTATGCTGAAGGTACTTTTGAAGAATTATCACGTTCTAATGATTCAAAAATTAAAGCTTTCTTTAAACAATCTTAA
- a CDS encoding MCE family protein, with protein sequence MEKNNSYKFKLGLFVIIGMTLFIIATYYIGNKQNMFGKTFNIQAIFNNANGLQIGCNVRYSGVSVGTVKGIEMYNDTTVKVDMIINNEFLKHIKKDAIASINSDGLVGNMIINISPGKNSNVPIEPGDILISSNRLKTDDALNTLNVSNENVALLSADLLKITHQITSGNGLLGSITYDSLLVKDLKEILQYIKITGQKTGASMSSLNKLIHSLDNKDNIIGVLKDTSVANQVKAIINNLENSSLEIDSVVSNLNSTVSNFKDGNGVFDYLSNDTMLVQKIDSTMYNINEASILLNQNLEALKHNFLLRGFFKKQEKLKSKEQNK encoded by the coding sequence ATGGAAAAAAATAATTCATATAAATTCAAATTAGGTTTATTTGTAATCATTGGCATGACCTTGTTCATTATTGCAACTTACTATATTGGCAACAAACAAAATATGTTTGGTAAAACATTTAATATACAAGCTATATTCAACAATGCAAACGGACTTCAAATTGGGTGTAATGTTAGATATTCAGGAGTCAGTGTTGGAACTGTAAAAGGAATAGAAATGTATAATGACACTACAGTTAAAGTTGACATGATCATTAATAATGAATTTTTAAAGCATATTAAAAAAGACGCTATTGCATCAATTAATTCCGATGGCCTTGTAGGAAATATGATCATTAATATTAGTCCGGGAAAAAATTCTAATGTTCCAATTGAACCTGGAGACATATTAATTTCTTCAAATCGTTTAAAAACTGATGATGCATTAAACACACTAAATGTTTCAAATGAAAATGTAGCATTACTAAGTGCTGACTTACTAAAAATAACTCATCAAATTACCAGTGGTAATGGCCTACTAGGATCCATTACTTATGATTCACTTTTAGTTAAAGATCTAAAAGAAATATTACAATATATCAAAATTACCGGTCAAAAAACTGGAGCATCAATGAGCTCACTAAATAAATTAATACATTCATTGGACAATAAAGATAACATCATTGGAGTACTCAAGGATACATCCGTCGCAAATCAGGTAAAAGCAATAATAAATAATTTAGAAAACTCTAGCCTTGAAATTGATTCAGTAGTTAGCAATCTAAATTCTACAGTTTCTAATTTTAAAGATGGTAATGGTGTTTTTGATTATTTGTCAAATGATACTATGCTCGTCCAAAAAATTGATTCAACAATGTATAATATCAATGAAGCAAGTATACTCTTAAATCAAAATCTGGAAGCCCTAAAACATAATTTCTTATTGCGTGGTTTTTTTAAAAAACAAGAAAAGTTAAAATCCAAAGAACAAAACAAATAA
- a CDS encoding peptide MFS transporter produces MSTNTGHPKGLYLLFFTEMWERFSYYGMRAIFILFMTKALLMKGADASNVYGSFTGLVYLTPLLGGYIADRFWGNRRSILIGGLLMALGQFLMFLSGSTVIDGMESASSVSMMWAGLTFLIIGNGFFKPNISTMVGQLYPKGDHRIDGAFTIFYMGINLGAFFAPLICGGIGDTGNVHDFRWGFLAACIGMIISVISFELLKNKLLKTPDGEHVGMPKQKMDAKTAGIIIGSTGLIFFLLNFKTLFNVDVDIIGYLIYAAIIVMPIVIFSDKSLVSDEKQRISVIFILAFFVIFFWACFEQAGASLTLFADTQTDRQIGSWTMPASWFQSINPLGIIILAPLFSMFWNMLHKRNLEPSSPMKMAFGLLLVSIGFMVIAYGVHGVDSQTKISMWWLIALYILHTMGELSLSPIGLSMVSKLAPLRFASLLMGTWFLANAVANKFAGTLSALIPPGAGESPAEIGAQVPNFMGIEITNLFTFFCVFIALSGIAAILLFAMYRWLEKRMHGVK; encoded by the coding sequence ATGAGTACTAATACTGGTCATCCAAAGGGACTTTATTTACTTTTTTTCACTGAAATGTGGGAGCGCTTTAGCTACTATGGTATGCGCGCTATATTTATCCTATTTATGACTAAAGCCCTTCTCATGAAAGGTGCTGACGCCTCAAATGTTTATGGAAGCTTTACTGGCTTAGTATATCTCACCCCTTTATTGGGAGGATATATTGCAGATCGTTTTTGGGGAAATAGAAGGAGTATATTAATAGGTGGTCTATTAATGGCTTTAGGTCAATTCCTTATGTTTCTAAGTGGAAGCACAGTAATCGATGGTATGGAAAGTGCATCTTCAGTTTCTATGATGTGGGCAGGATTAACTTTTCTAATTATAGGTAATGGATTTTTCAAACCCAATATATCAACCATGGTTGGTCAGTTATATCCAAAAGGGGACCACAGAATTGATGGTGCTTTTACTATCTTTTATATGGGTATAAACTTGGGTGCGTTTTTTGCGCCACTTATCTGTGGAGGAATTGGAGATACCGGAAATGTGCATGATTTCAGATGGGGTTTTCTTGCAGCCTGTATAGGAATGATAATTAGTGTGATATCATTTGAATTACTAAAAAATAAATTATTAAAAACTCCCGATGGTGAACATGTTGGTATGCCAAAACAGAAAATGGATGCTAAAACAGCAGGTATTATTATCGGAAGTACTGGCTTGATTTTCTTTCTACTTAACTTTAAGACACTTTTTAATGTCGATGTAGATATCATAGGCTACCTTATTTATGCGGCTATTATAGTTATGCCTATTGTGATTTTTAGTGATAAAAGCTTGGTTAGTGATGAAAAACAGCGGATTAGTGTTATTTTTATTCTTGCCTTTTTTGTCATATTTTTCTGGGCATGTTTTGAACAAGCTGGAGCTTCATTAACCTTATTTGCTGATACCCAAACGGATAGGCAAATTGGTTCATGGACTATGCCCGCATCATGGTTTCAATCCATCAATCCATTGGGGATCATTATTCTAGCACCTTTGTTTTCTATGTTTTGGAATATGCTCCATAAACGTAATCTCGAACCCTCTTCTCCAATGAAAATGGCCTTTGGATTACTTTTAGTATCCATAGGCTTTATGGTTATAGCCTATGGTGTTCATGGTGTTGATTCTCAAACTAAGATTAGCATGTGGTGGCTCATTGCCCTATATATTCTTCATACTATGGGTGAATTGAGTTTGTCACCTATTGGATTGAGCATGGTTTCAAAACTTGCTCCCCTAAGATTTGCCTCCTTATTGATGGGTACTTGGTTTTTAGCTAATGCCGTAGCCAATAAATTCGCAGGAACTTTATCAGCTTTAATACCTCCTGGTGCTGGAGAAAGCCCAGCAGAAATAGGTGCACAAGTCCCTAATTTCATGGGCATTGAAATAACCAATTTATTTACATTTTTCTGTGTGTTCATCGCCTTAAGTGGAATAGCTGCAATTTTATTATTTGCAATGTATAGATGGCTGGAAAAGAGAATGCATGGCGTTAAATAA
- a CDS encoding aconitate hydratase has translation METPFDFDMLKEHYHSLSLKISNTRKILGRPLTLTDKILYSHLHPDSPVKEYSRGKDYVFFSPDRVAMQDATAQMALLQFMTCGKSKTSVPSTVHCDHLILAKDGADADLRSSNIENAEVFDFLKSISNKYGIGFWKPGAGIIHQIVLENYAFPGGMMIGTDSHTPNAGGLGMLAIGVGGADAVDVMTGMPWELKMPKIIGVHLTGSLSGWASAKDVILKVAGILTVKGGTGAIVEYFGEGAQSLSCTGKGTICNMGAEIGATTSTFGYDAAMAKYLKATNRTSIAELADSVVADLNGDPECYLNPEQYFDQVIHIDLNTLEPHVNGPYTPDLAWPISKFAAAVKDNNYPETLDVGLIGSCTNSSYEDLSRAASVAQQAITKNLKVKSEFTVTPGSELIRYTVERDGLLNAFEQIGGIVLANACGPCIGQWKRHNLDPTRKNSIITSFNRNFSKRNDGNANTHAFVASPEIVTALAVAGKLSFNPLVDSLMNENGEMVKLDPPSGFELPPKGFDVADAGYEAPAGEGSQIKIAVNPSSKRIQLLEPFKEITSDQLRNVRVLIKAKGKCTTDHISMAGPWLEFRGHLENISNNCLIGAMNSYNGESNRVLNFVTNEYMTVPDSARTYKSNNISTFVIGEENYGEGSSREHAAMEPRYLGVKAVIVKSFARIHETNLKKQGMLALTFKQPSDYELIRQDDLLDLEGFDVMNPGEPLILIAKHNDGSSDRIELLHTYNEQQISWIREGSALNKIRKELA, from the coding sequence ATGGAAACTCCTTTTGATTTTGATATGCTTAAAGAGCATTATCATTCTTTATCATTAAAAATATCTAATACTCGAAAAATATTGGGTCGACCATTGACTCTTACTGATAAAATCCTATATAGCCACTTGCATCCAGACTCTCCTGTTAAGGAATATAGCCGAGGCAAAGATTATGTTTTTTTCTCACCTGACCGGGTGGCTATGCAAGATGCAACGGCTCAGATGGCACTGTTACAATTTATGACTTGTGGTAAATCCAAGACGTCTGTGCCTTCAACTGTACATTGCGATCACTTAATATTAGCAAAAGACGGTGCTGATGCTGACTTAAGAAGCTCAAATATTGAAAATGCAGAAGTCTTTGATTTTCTTAAATCAATTTCAAATAAATATGGTATTGGTTTTTGGAAACCCGGTGCTGGTATTATTCATCAAATTGTACTGGAAAATTATGCATTCCCTGGCGGAATGATGATTGGAACCGATTCACATACACCAAATGCCGGAGGATTAGGAATGCTTGCTATTGGTGTAGGGGGAGCAGATGCGGTGGATGTTATGACGGGTATGCCCTGGGAACTTAAAATGCCTAAGATCATTGGAGTTCATCTTACTGGTTCTTTAAGTGGCTGGGCTTCGGCTAAAGATGTCATTTTAAAAGTAGCTGGAATCCTAACTGTAAAAGGTGGTACCGGAGCCATTGTTGAATATTTTGGTGAAGGAGCACAATCACTTTCTTGCACTGGTAAAGGTACTATTTGTAATATGGGTGCTGAAATTGGTGCTACAACCTCTACGTTTGGATATGATGCAGCAATGGCCAAATATTTAAAAGCAACCAATAGAACAAGTATTGCTGAATTAGCAGACAGCGTTGTAGCTGATCTAAATGGTGATCCAGAATGTTATTTAAATCCTGAGCAATATTTTGATCAGGTCATACATATAGATCTTAACACGCTAGAACCTCATGTGAATGGACCGTATACACCTGATTTAGCATGGCCAATATCTAAATTTGCTGCCGCTGTAAAGGATAATAATTATCCTGAAACACTTGATGTTGGACTGATTGGATCTTGTACCAATTCATCTTATGAAGACCTTTCCAGAGCAGCATCTGTTGCACAACAAGCCATAACTAAAAATCTTAAAGTTAAATCAGAGTTTACAGTGACTCCGGGTTCAGAATTGATTAGATACACTGTAGAAAGGGATGGTTTGTTAAATGCCTTTGAACAGATTGGTGGTATTGTTTTGGCTAATGCTTGTGGTCCATGTATAGGCCAATGGAAACGTCATAATCTCGATCCAACTAGAAAAAATTCAATTATTACTTCATTCAATCGAAATTTTAGCAAAAGAAATGATGGAAATGCGAACACACACGCTTTCGTTGCTTCACCTGAAATTGTAACTGCTCTTGCTGTAGCCGGAAAATTGAGCTTTAACCCATTAGTTGATTCTTTAATGAACGAAAATGGTGAAATGGTCAAACTGGATCCGCCTTCCGGATTTGAACTACCACCAAAAGGATTTGATGTAGCCGATGCTGGTTATGAAGCACCAGCTGGAGAAGGATCTCAAATCAAAATCGCAGTCAATCCTTCAAGTAAAAGAATCCAATTACTGGAACCCTTCAAAGAAATTACTTCTGATCAATTAAGAAATGTTCGGGTTTTAATAAAAGCCAAAGGAAAATGTACTACAGATCATATCTCAATGGCTGGACCATGGCTAGAATTTAGAGGCCACCTGGAAAACATTTCAAATAACTGTCTGATCGGTGCAATGAATTCATATAATGGTGAATCCAATAGGGTTTTGAATTTTGTAACGAATGAATACATGACCGTTCCCGATTCTGCAAGAACTTACAAATCAAACAATATCAGTACTTTCGTAATCGGTGAAGAAAACTATGGGGAAGGATCTTCTAGAGAACATGCTGCAATGGAACCACGGTATTTAGGTGTTAAAGCGGTTATCGTAAAATCCTTCGCTCGAATTCACGAAACCAATTTGAAAAAACAAGGAATGCTCGCCTTGACATTTAAACAACCTTCAGATTATGAACTGATCCGTCAGGATGATTTACTGGATCTTGAAGGATTTGATGTTATGAATCCTGGAGAACCTTTAATTCTAATTGCTAAGCATAACGATGGTTCTTCAGACAGAATTGAATTACTTCATACTTATAATGAACAACAAATTTCATGGATAAGAGAAGGGTCAGCCTTGAATAAAATCAGAAAAGAATTAGCTTAA